One Terriglobales bacterium genomic region harbors:
- the sdhA gene encoding succinate dehydrogenase flavoprotein subunit has protein sequence MASPKIIVIGGGLAGLAAVIKTAELGGDVDLFSIVPVKRSHSVCAQGGINAAKNLKGEGDSTWQHFDDTIYGGDFLANQPPVKAMCEAAPGIIDLLDRMGVTFNRTAEGLLDFRRFGGTLYHRTAFAGATTGQQLLYALDEQVRRFESEGKVKKYEHWEFLSAVLDANRVFRGICAMDLRSMEVRVFPGDALIVATGGIGAIFGKSTNSVVCTGSAQSALYQQGCYYANGEFIQVHPTAIPGEDKLRLMSESARGEGGRVWVPKQPGDKRDPKAIPPGERWYFLEDWYPKYGNLVPRDVATRAIHKVVFECGLGIDGQPMVYLDLTHIDRATLDRKLEGILEIYEKFVGDDPRTTPMKIFPGMHYTMGGLWVDEKQATNIPGIYAAGECEYQYHGANRLGANSLVSCIFGGFVAGPAALAYAKGAAKSGAAPNGAADAEKKRQEQINAGLMSSSGEENPFRLWRELGEIMTRNCTVIRYNKALQETDAKAVELLHRFRNINLSDKSQWANTSVVFARQLYNMLQLARVIAQGAALRNESRGAHYKPDFPERDDANWLKTTKACFAPDADEPKFEFEPVDTSLIKPRARKY, from the coding sequence ATGGCCAGCCCGAAGATCATCGTCATTGGCGGCGGACTGGCGGGACTTGCGGCCGTCATCAAGACGGCCGAGCTCGGCGGCGACGTTGACCTGTTCTCCATCGTGCCGGTGAAGCGGTCGCACTCGGTATGCGCGCAGGGCGGCATCAACGCCGCGAAAAACCTGAAGGGCGAGGGCGACTCCACCTGGCAGCACTTCGACGACACCATCTACGGCGGCGACTTCCTCGCCAACCAGCCGCCGGTGAAGGCCATGTGCGAGGCTGCGCCCGGCATCATTGACCTGCTCGACCGCATGGGCGTGACGTTCAATCGAACGGCGGAAGGCCTTCTTGACTTCCGCCGCTTCGGCGGCACGCTTTATCACCGCACGGCATTTGCCGGCGCGACTACGGGGCAGCAGCTCCTGTACGCGCTCGACGAACAGGTGCGGCGGTTCGAATCCGAGGGCAAGGTAAAAAAGTACGAGCACTGGGAGTTCCTGAGCGCGGTGCTCGATGCCAATCGCGTCTTCCGCGGCATCTGCGCAATGGACCTGCGCAGCATGGAAGTGCGGGTCTTCCCCGGCGATGCCCTTATTGTCGCCACCGGCGGAATCGGCGCGATCTTCGGGAAATCCACGAATTCAGTCGTCTGCACCGGCTCGGCACAGTCGGCGCTGTATCAGCAGGGCTGCTACTACGCCAACGGCGAATTCATCCAGGTGCATCCCACGGCGATTCCCGGCGAAGACAAGCTGCGGCTCATGTCGGAGTCGGCGCGCGGCGAGGGCGGACGCGTTTGGGTGCCGAAGCAGCCCGGCGACAAGCGCGATCCCAAGGCGATTCCGCCTGGCGAGCGCTGGTACTTCCTGGAAGACTGGTATCCCAAGTACGGCAACCTCGTTCCGCGCGATGTGGCCACGCGCGCCATCCACAAGGTCGTGTTCGAGTGCGGGCTCGGCATTGACGGCCAGCCGATGGTCTATCTGGACCTGACTCACATCGATCGCGCCACGCTCGATCGCAAGCTGGAAGGCATTCTCGAGATCTACGAAAAATTCGTTGGCGACGACCCCCGCACCACGCCGATGAAGATCTTCCCCGGCATGCACTACACGATGGGCGGCCTGTGGGTGGATGAAAAGCAGGCGACCAACATTCCCGGCATCTATGCGGCGGGCGAGTGCGAGTATCAATATCACGGCGCCAACCGGCTGGGAGCGAACTCACTGGTGTCGTGCATCTTTGGCGGGTTCGTCGCCGGCCCCGCGGCGCTGGCGTATGCGAAAGGCGCGGCGAAATCCGGCGCGGCGCCCAACGGCGCGGCCGACGCCGAGAAGAAGCGCCAGGAGCAGATCAACGCCGGACTGATGAGCTCCTCGGGCGAAGAAAATCCGTTCCGCCTGTGGCGCGAGCTGGGCGAGATCATGACGCGCAACTGCACCGTGATCCGCTACAACAAGGCCCTTCAGGAAACCGACGCGAAGGCGGTTGAGCTGCTGCATCGCTTCCGCAACATCAACCTGAGCGACAAGTCGCAGTGGGCGAACACCAGCGTCGTGTTCGCCCGGCAGCTCTACAACATGCTGCAGCTGGCGCGCGTGATCGCGCAGGGAGCGGCCCTGCGGAATGAATCACGCGGCGCGCACTACAAGCCCGACTTCCCCGAGCGCGACGATGCAAACTGGTTGAAGACGACGAAGGCGTGCTTCGCGCCGGATGCGGATGAGCCGAAATTCGAGTTTGAACCGGTGGATACGTCGTTGATAAAGCCGAGGGCGCGAAAATACTGA
- a CDS encoding DUF5715 family protein — translation MKQWKSRLLGLVLSAAGLLFPAAAEARVVAAPGMAVYRASLNASRVTGNRTQARLSRTRRRPLRRQTVRRSGLRRGARGRARSARYRRRIPRGYFSPALAGSRESLLRQNEEIDAQNLPRIQDDDQLQDLIDQKELVPMEDTRYVRLAMREDRRWCRPAANDFINDLGKAYYTKFKRPIQVNSAVRTVEQQKELRRWNSNAAPETGETASSHLSGLTLDIAKRGMTRAQHKFVADYLARLKEEKVIEPEEERRQPVFHVMVYERYPEWRDERVTAEKKVNSEE, via the coding sequence TTGAAGCAATGGAAATCAAGGCTCCTGGGCCTGGTGTTGTCGGCAGCAGGCTTGCTGTTTCCGGCGGCCGCCGAGGCGCGCGTAGTTGCCGCGCCGGGCATGGCCGTGTACCGCGCGTCGCTGAACGCCTCGCGCGTAACGGGCAACCGTACGCAGGCCCGGCTGTCGCGCACCCGCCGTCGTCCGCTTCGCCGCCAAACTGTCCGCCGTTCAGGCTTGCGTCGCGGCGCTCGCGGACGCGCGCGTTCGGCTCGCTACCGCCGCCGCATCCCGCGCGGATACTTCAGCCCGGCCCTGGCCGGCTCGCGCGAGTCGCTGCTCCGTCAGAATGAGGAGATTGACGCGCAGAACCTGCCGCGCATTCAGGACGACGACCAGCTCCAGGACCTGATTGATCAGAAGGAACTCGTCCCCATGGAGGACACGCGCTACGTCCGCCTGGCGATGCGCGAAGACCGGCGTTGGTGCCGTCCGGCGGCCAACGATTTCATCAATGATCTTGGCAAGGCGTACTACACGAAATTCAAGCGGCCCATCCAGGTGAACTCGGCGGTGCGCACCGTGGAGCAGCAGAAGGAGTTGCGGCGCTGGAACTCCAATGCCGCGCCGGAGACCGGCGAAACCGCCTCTTCGCATCTTTCCGGCCTGACGCTCGACATCGCCAAGCGCGGTATGACGCGCGCCCAGCACAAGTTCGTGGCCGATTATCTCGCCCGTCTGAAGGAAGAAAAAGTGATCGAGCCGGAGGAAGAGCGGCGCCAGCCGGTCTTCCATGTGATGGTGTACGAACGCTATCCGGAGTGGCGCGACGAGCGGGTGACGGCGGAAAAGAAAGTGAATAGTGAAGAGTGA
- a CDS encoding DUF1059 domain-containing protein, whose product MATDNRSTTQGGNNPADTGGGDVRFRCSDAGQDCPWEVRGRTEAEIMPKIEQHGREKHNIAQFDSETRDRVRGAIRRAA is encoded by the coding sequence ATGGCGACCGACAATCGCAGCACCACTCAGGGAGGCAACAATCCGGCGGACACGGGCGGCGGCGACGTTCGCTTCCGCTGCTCCGACGCCGGCCAGGATTGTCCGTGGGAGGTTCGCGGACGCACTGAAGCCGAGATCATGCCGAAGATCGAGCAGCACGGCCGCGAAAAGCACAACATCGCCCAGTTCGACAGCGAAACCCGCGACCGCGTGCGAGGCGCCATTCGCCGCGCCGCGTAG
- the sdhB gene encoding succinate dehydrogenase iron-sulfur subunit, which yields MAKTVLLKIKRQDSPTAPARWEDFELEHRPGMNVISAMMDIAANPVTRDGKPTTPITYDSNCLEEVCGSCAMLINGKAQMACSALVDKFEQPIRIEPFSKFPVVRDLAVDRNVLFENLKRVKAWVPVDGTYDLGPGPRISPKDQEEAYPYSRCISCCCCMEVCPQFNEHTGFVGAAAIGQVRLFNTHPTGKFQKDERLHALMGDGGIHECGYAQNCVEICPKDIPLTRAIAEVGRDVMKQAVKDLFSK from the coding sequence ATGGCCAAGACTGTTCTCCTCAAAATCAAACGCCAGGATTCGCCCACTGCTCCCGCCCGCTGGGAAGACTTCGAGCTCGAACATCGTCCCGGGATGAACGTGATCTCGGCGATGATGGACATTGCCGCGAATCCCGTCACGCGCGACGGCAAGCCGACCACGCCGATTACCTACGACTCAAATTGCCTGGAAGAGGTCTGCGGATCATGCGCCATGCTCATCAACGGCAAGGCGCAGATGGCGTGTTCCGCGCTGGTGGACAAGTTCGAGCAGCCCATCCGCATCGAGCCCTTCAGCAAGTTTCCCGTCGTGCGGGACCTCGCCGTGGACCGTAACGTACTGTTCGAGAACCTGAAGCGCGTCAAGGCCTGGGTGCCGGTGGACGGTACGTACGACCTGGGCCCCGGACCGCGCATCTCGCCGAAAGACCAGGAAGAGGCGTACCCGTATTCGCGCTGCATCTCGTGCTGCTGCTGCATGGAGGTGTGTCCGCAGTTCAACGAGCACACCGGGTTTGTCGGCGCGGCGGCCATCGGACAGGTGCGCCTGTTCAATACGCATCCGACCGGAAAGTTCCAGAAAGACGAGCGTCTGCACGCGCTGATGGGCGATGGCGGAATCCACGAGTGCGGCTACGCGCAAAACTGCGTGGAGATCTGCCCCAAAGACATCCCGCTGACGCGCGCCATCGCCGAAGTGGGGCGTGATGTGATGAAGCAGGCGGTCAAAGACTTGTTCAGCAAGTAG
- a CDS encoding glycosyltransferase family 2 protein, protein MLKYSIVVPFHNEEENVTELYDRLKVVMESVGETFELVFVDDGSKDRTFYLLKEIAAVDSRVVVVKLGRNFGQTSALAAGFDHARGDYVIAMDGDLQHDPNDIPRFVEKINEGYDIVSGWRRRRIDNFWMRRVPSAVANWLMARLSGVAIHDFGTTFKAYRRELLHQVPLYGELHRFIPALASWHGAAICEIPIQNVNRERGTSHYGIGRTLRVFFDLITIRFLLRYLSRPLHFFGTAGLVGVMGGLGLAMWLVLWKLLYHVHVMEQHGPLVIFASVLILGGVNLCALGLLGEMQVRHYHEPSRRAPYSVSRVLRSQENEQAISEN, encoded by the coding sequence GTGCTGAAGTACTCCATCGTCGTCCCGTTTCACAACGAGGAAGAGAACGTCACCGAGCTCTACGACCGCCTGAAGGTGGTCATGGAGTCGGTCGGCGAGACGTTCGAACTGGTCTTCGTCGACGATGGCTCCAAGGACCGCACCTTCTACCTGCTGAAGGAAATCGCGGCCGTGGATAGCCGCGTGGTGGTGGTGAAGCTGGGCCGCAACTTCGGGCAGACGTCGGCGCTGGCCGCCGGCTTCGATCACGCGCGGGGCGACTACGTGATCGCCATGGATGGCGACCTGCAGCACGATCCCAACGACATACCGCGCTTCGTCGAGAAGATCAACGAAGGCTACGACATCGTGAGCGGATGGCGCCGCCGCCGCATCGATAACTTCTGGATGCGCCGCGTGCCCTCCGCCGTCGCCAACTGGCTCATGGCGCGCCTGAGCGGCGTTGCCATCCACGACTTCGGCACAACGTTCAAGGCGTATCGCCGCGAACTGCTCCACCAGGTCCCGCTCTACGGCGAGCTGCACCGCTTCATCCCGGCGCTGGCCTCGTGGCACGGCGCGGCCATCTGCGAGATTCCCATCCAGAACGTGAACCGCGAGCGGGGAACGTCGCATTACGGCATCGGGCGGACGCTGCGCGTCTTCTTCGACCTCATCACCATTCGCTTTCTGCTGCGCTACCTCTCGCGCCCGCTGCACTTCTTCGGCACAGCGGGGCTGGTGGGCGTCATGGGTGGGCTTGGACTGGCGATGTGGCTGGTGTTGTGGAAGCTGCTCTACCACGTCCACGTCATGGAGCAGCACGGGCCGCTGGTGATCTTCGCTTCGGTGCTGATTCTGGGCGGCGTCAACCTGTGCGCGCTGGGACTGCTCGGCGAGATGCAGGTGCGCCATTACCACGAGCCCTCGCGCCGCGCGCCCTACAGCGTGAGCCGCGTCCTGCGTTCGCAGGAGAACGAGCAGGCAATCTCGGAAAACTAG
- a CDS encoding succinate dehydrogenase, producing the protein MPVGAFLLEHILISNATAINGPEAYANQVRFLASLPMVVALEALGIWLPLAFHGGYGIYIWWRGDSNVAEYPWQGNWMYTLQRWTGLIAFAYIGWHVWHLRFDGIDLHAHPGASFGKVQNELFIPWQFVFYVVGLLSASWHFAYGVWLFCAKWGITVGERARRRFLVVCLALFFVVSGVGLMSITTFRKTPRQPMDESADILLRTRPAPTNAPITQPQTQPAEKK; encoded by the coding sequence GTGCCGGTTGGGGCCTTCCTGCTGGAGCACATCCTCATATCCAACGCCACGGCCATCAACGGGCCCGAGGCCTACGCCAACCAGGTGAGGTTCCTGGCGTCGCTGCCCATGGTGGTGGCGCTGGAGGCGCTCGGCATCTGGCTGCCGCTGGCGTTTCACGGCGGATACGGCATTTACATCTGGTGGCGCGGCGACTCCAACGTTGCCGAGTACCCCTGGCAGGGCAACTGGATGTATACGCTCCAGCGCTGGACCGGGTTGATCGCCTTCGCCTATATCGGCTGGCACGTGTGGCATTTACGGTTCGACGGCATTGACCTGCACGCGCATCCCGGCGCGAGTTTCGGCAAAGTGCAGAACGAATTGTTCATCCCCTGGCAGTTCGTGTTTTACGTGGTTGGCCTGCTCTCGGCGAGCTGGCACTTCGCTTACGGTGTGTGGCTGTTTTGCGCGAAGTGGGGTATCACGGTGGGTGAGCGCGCGCGGCGGCGCTTCCTGGTTGTCTGCCTGGCGTTGTTCTTCGTGGTTTCCGGAGTGGGCCTGATGTCCATTACCACTTTCCGGAAAACCCCTCGCCAGCCGATGGATGAGAGCGCCGACATACTGTTGCGCACCAGGCCGGCACCAACGAATGCACCGATCACCCAGCCTCAAACCCAGCCCGCGGAGAAGAAATAG
- a CDS encoding dipeptidase, producing the protein MRPAFILLVVTLLCPVPMAQSSRSKPARPSTDPRVVHAAALVIDTHADTPQRFLDENFDIGSDAGEGEIDLAKIARGNLGAEFFSIWVEPRHKGQYARRAFRLIDSVYRQAQLHPDKIMMAFSPADIEAAHRQHKLAALMGIEGGHAIESDLGLLRDFARLGVRYMTLTWSNTNEWADSSGDISDPDVPHHNGLTPFGRDVVLEMNRLGMMVDISHVADKTFWDAIQTTRAPVIASHSSARALTNAPRNMTDEMLKAVAKNGGVVMVNFYNGFIDDDYRKANAAQSRARDAAVEQAVADWQKAHPGKEVPYYVSERVSREWAKKIPRPPLKALIDHIDHIAKVAGVDHVGLGSDFDGVSGGLPQGIDSAADLPKITEALMARGYTAADVRKVLGENLMRVFREVERVAAQLRGNQPEWHPAQTAGAAPKAKGKAAATPR; encoded by the coding sequence ATGCGTCCAGCATTTATCCTGCTTGTAGTCACACTGCTCTGCCCTGTCCCCATGGCCCAGTCTTCCAGGTCCAAGCCGGCAAGGCCGTCCACGGACCCCCGCGTGGTGCACGCCGCTGCGCTCGTCATTGATACCCACGCTGATACGCCGCAGCGCTTTCTCGACGAGAACTTCGATATCGGCAGCGACGCCGGCGAGGGCGAGATTGACCTGGCCAAGATCGCGCGCGGCAACCTCGGCGCGGAGTTCTTCTCGATCTGGGTTGAGCCGCGGCACAAGGGCCAGTACGCGCGGCGCGCCTTCCGGCTGATCGACTCGGTGTACCGCCAGGCGCAGCTGCATCCCGACAAGATCATGATGGCCTTCAGCCCGGCCGACATCGAGGCCGCACATCGCCAGCACAAGCTGGCCGCGCTGATGGGCATCGAGGGCGGACACGCGATCGAGAGCGACCTCGGCCTGCTGCGCGACTTCGCGCGCCTTGGCGTCCGCTACATGACGCTCACCTGGTCGAACACAAACGAGTGGGCCGATTCTTCCGGCGACATCAGCGATCCCGACGTTCCGCATCACAACGGTCTGACGCCGTTCGGCCGTGACGTCGTGCTTGAGATGAACCGGCTGGGCATGATGGTGGACATCTCGCACGTCGCCGACAAAACGTTCTGGGATGCGATCCAGACCACCAGGGCTCCGGTCATTGCCTCACACTCATCTGCCCGCGCGCTCACCAACGCGCCACGTAACATGACCGACGAGATGCTGAAGGCGGTCGCGAAGAACGGCGGCGTGGTAATGGTGAACTTCTACAACGGCTTCATCGACGATGACTACCGCAAGGCGAACGCGGCGCAGTCGCGGGCGCGCGATGCCGCCGTGGAGCAGGCCGTGGCCGACTGGCAGAAGGCGCATCCCGGCAAGGAAGTTCCCTACTACGTCTCTGAGCGCGTCTCGCGCGAGTGGGCGAAGAAGATTCCGCGTCCGCCGCTGAAAGCTTTGATCGACCACATTGACCACATTGCCAAGGTGGCGGGCGTGGACCACGTCGGCCTCGGCTCGGATTTCGACGGCGTCTCCGGCGGGCTGCCGCAGGGGATCGATTCGGCCGCCGACTTGCCGAAGATCACCGAGGCGCTGATGGCGCGCGGTTACACGGCAGCGGATGTGCGCAAGGTCCTGGGCGAAAACCTGATGCGCGTCTTCCGCGAGGTGGAACGCGTGGCAGCACAGTTGCGCGGCAATCAGCCGGAGTGGCATCCGGCGCAGACCGCGGGAGCGGCGCCGAAGGCAAAAGGAAAGGCGGCGGCTACGCCACGTTAG
- a CDS encoding DUF2911 domain-containing protein — MKTRLLSIISVAALLVTGAAAQSILDLPRQSQHAEVMQRVGLTNISVSYSRPLVNGRKVWGGLVPYDAVWRAGANENTVITFSDPVSIEGQPLAKGSYGLHMLPTQNDWTVIFSRQAGAWGSFSYNKDEDALRVTVKPQPSEMQEALAYTVDAVPNSAVVTLRWEKLAVPFKVAVDVDQLVPASLKEQLRGGAQYVWESWAEASQYLYDHKLDLNTALKYADTSIGVEERFDNMLLKSQVLDALNRQAEAKPALARAMEMGNAAQLHTYGRLLQIRGKQDEAFEVFRVVMKRFPNSWAAHNEAARFAVTKGDYDTAVKEMKASVPLAPQGFRVQLEALVKRLEQKQDINK, encoded by the coding sequence ATGAAGACGCGACTTCTCAGCATCATCTCCGTTGCAGCCCTGCTGGTCACCGGCGCGGCGGCGCAGAGCATTCTCGATCTTCCCCGTCAAAGCCAGCACGCCGAGGTCATGCAGCGCGTGGGCCTGACCAACATCAGCGTCTCGTACAGCCGCCCGCTGGTGAATGGACGCAAGGTCTGGGGCGGACTCGTCCCGTACGACGCGGTCTGGCGCGCCGGCGCCAACGAAAACACCGTGATTACGTTCTCCGATCCGGTCAGCATCGAAGGCCAGCCGCTGGCGAAGGGCAGCTACGGCCTGCACATGCTTCCCACGCAAAATGACTGGACGGTGATCTTCTCCAGGCAGGCCGGCGCCTGGGGCAGCTTCAGCTACAACAAAGACGAAGACGCGTTGCGCGTCACCGTAAAGCCGCAGCCCTCCGAGATGCAGGAGGCGCTCGCCTACACCGTTGATGCAGTGCCTAACTCCGCTGTGGTTACTCTGCGCTGGGAAAAACTCGCCGTGCCCTTCAAGGTTGCGGTGGACGTGGATCAGCTCGTCCCCGCCAGCCTGAAAGAGCAGCTTCGCGGCGGAGCGCAGTACGTGTGGGAGAGCTGGGCCGAGGCTTCGCAGTATCTGTACGACCACAAGCTTGACCTGAACACCGCGCTGAAATACGCCGACACTTCCATCGGCGTGGAAGAGCGCTTCGATAACATGCTGCTGAAGTCGCAGGTGCTCGACGCCCTCAACCGCCAGGCCGAAGCCAAGCCGGCGCTCGCGCGCGCCATGGAAATGGGGAACGCGGCGCAACTGCACACCTATGGCCGGCTTCTGCAGATCCGCGGCAAGCAGGACGAAGCCTTCGAGGTCTTTCGCGTGGTCATGAAGCGCTTTCCCAACAGCTGGGCGGCGCACAACGAAGCCGCGCGCTTCGCGGTCACCAAAGGCGATTACGACACCGCGGTGAAAGAAATGAAAGCCTCGGTGCCGCTGGCGCCCCAAGGCTTCCGTGTGCAACTGGAAGCGCTGGTGAAACGGCTGGAGCAGAAGCAGGACATCAACAAGTAG